A genome region from Burkholderiales bacterium includes the following:
- a CDS encoding AMP-dependent ligase, with product MRTVRHFIDLQARERPERPYLIAPETGRTMTYARLQEHSVALTRYLLARGLKQGDKVSLMLHNGYQTARLFLGIMYGGFVVSPVNLLSQSVQLKHVLEHSDTRLVFVGPDFEERVRTILKEVPREVAVEVIDVDAEEIFDPTALPQAALPQVGEEDDALLMYTSGTTGLPKGVVLTHKNVISGGLFVTQAHRLAAEDRVLSSLPLYHINGQIVTAVAPLVHGGSVVMPHRFSVSSFWDLACRHSCTWINVVPTIISYLLNASDPREKGLDLSKIRFCRSASAPLPPAQHKAFEEKFGIGIIETFGMTETAAPCFTNPLEPEKRKIGSPGRAFGNEAKIIDPETGKTLPPGQAGEMMVRGDNVMRGYYKDAAATAKTLEPDGWMHTGDLGYMDEDGFVFVTGRIKELIIKGGENIAPREIDEALLKHPAVLEAAAVGIPDEHYGQEIAAYVVLKEGCEWCTEEELTEFCREQLGRYKTPKQIRFVADLPKGPSGKVQRLKLLELDAAASGAKAQAGRAQAA from the coding sequence ATGCGCACCGTCCGACATTTCATCGACCTGCAGGCCCGGGAGCGGCCGGAACGGCCTTACCTGATCGCCCCGGAGACCGGCCGCACCATGACCTACGCCCGGCTGCAGGAGCACTCCGTCGCTCTTACCCGCTATCTCCTCGCCCGTGGGCTCAAACAAGGCGACAAGGTCTCCCTCATGTTGCATAACGGCTACCAGACGGCGCGGCTGTTCCTCGGGATCATGTACGGGGGCTTCGTGGTTTCCCCGGTGAACCTGCTGTCCCAGTCCGTCCAGCTCAAGCACGTGCTGGAGCACTCCGATACCCGGCTGGTGTTCGTGGGCCCAGACTTCGAAGAGCGAGTGCGGACCATACTCAAGGAAGTCCCCCGCGAGGTGGCCGTGGAGGTGATCGACGTGGACGCCGAGGAGATCTTCGATCCGACGGCGCTCCCCCAGGCAGCCTTGCCCCAAGTGGGCGAGGAGGACGACGCGCTGCTCATGTACACCTCGGGCACCACGGGGCTGCCCAAGGGCGTGGTGCTCACTCACAAGAACGTGATCTCGGGCGGGCTTTTCGTGACCCAGGCCCACCGGCTCGCCGCCGAGGACCGGGTGCTGTCGTCGCTGCCCCTCTACCACATCAACGGGCAGATCGTGACGGCGGTCGCGCCCCTGGTGCACGGGGGATCCGTCGTCATGCCCCACCGCTTTAGCGTCTCCAGCTTCTGGGACCTGGCGTGCCGCCACAGTTGCACCTGGATCAACGTGGTGCCCACCATCATCTCCTACCTGCTCAACGCCTCCGATCCTCGGGAGAAAGGCTTGGACCTGTCGAAGATCCGCTTCTGCCGTTCGGCCTCCGCGCCCCTGCCGCCGGCCCAGCACAAGGCGTTCGAGGAGAAATTCGGCATTGGCATCATCGAGACCTTCGGCATGACCGAGACGGCGGCGCCCTGCTTCACCAATCCCCTGGAGCCGGAAAAGCGCAAGATCGGCAGTCCGGGCCGGGCCTTCGGCAACGAGGCCAAGATCATCGACCCCGAAACCGGGAAAACCCTGCCACCCGGCCAGGCGGGAGAGATGATGGTGCGCGGGGATAACGTGATGCGAGGCTACTACAAGGACGCTGCCGCCACTGCCAAGACCTTGGAACCCGACGGTTGGATGCATACTGGCGATCTCGGCTACATGGATGAGGACGGCTTCGTGTTCGTCACCGGCCGCATCAAGGAACTCATCATCAAGGGCGGGGAGAACATCGCGCCCCGGGAGATCGACGAGGCGCTGCTCAAGCACCCGGCGGTGCTGGAGGCCGCCGCGGTGGGCATTCCCGACGAGCACTACGGCCAGGAGATAGCCGCCTACGTGGTGCTCAAGGAGGGTTGCGAATGGTGCACTGAGGAGGAGCTCACCGAGTTTTGCCGCGAGCAGCTCGGCCGTTACAAGACGCCCAAGCAGATCCGCTTCGTCGCCGACCTGCCCAAGGGCCCCTCGGGCAAGGTGCAGCGGCTGAAGTTGCTGGAGCTGGACGCCGCCGCCTCGGGCGCGAAGGCGCAAGCCGGTCGCGCCCAGGCGGCGTGA
- a CDS encoding transcriptional regulator, whose product MKKSVKLADVARHARVSTATVSRALSHPEKVKPETLERIQRVIDRLGYVPHGTARALATRRTYAIGAVMPTLDNAIFANTTHALQKTLDEAGYTLLLGCHEFDPKVETRITRKLIERSVDGLILFGTDHEPELWALVERVQIPYVLTWALDRSGQWPCVGFDSHEAGVQVARYLMELGHRRFAMIAGITATNERHRARVQGVREALEARGIQLPPTRIIEKPFSPTAGREAMREILRQRWRPTAVICGNDVLAIGAIAECHAQGLHVPNDISVTGFDDMEFASMVTPALTTVHFPAAELGQYAAEHLLRRLAGEKVPSVLQLPVELIVRASAAPPKPAVERSALAEVS is encoded by the coding sequence TTGAAAAAGTCCGTCAAGCTCGCCGACGTGGCCCGCCATGCTCGTGTGTCCACGGCCACCGTTTCCCGGGCCCTATCCCATCCTGAAAAGGTCAAGCCCGAGACGCTGGAGCGCATCCAGCGGGTGATCGACCGGCTCGGCTACGTGCCCCACGGCACGGCCCGGGCGCTTGCCACTCGGCGCACCTATGCCATCGGCGCCGTGATGCCCACCCTGGACAACGCCATCTTCGCCAACACCACCCACGCCCTGCAGAAGACCCTGGACGAAGCGGGCTACACCCTGCTCCTCGGCTGCCACGAATTCGACCCCAAAGTGGAGACGCGCATCACCCGCAAGCTGATCGAGCGCAGTGTGGACGGCCTGATCCTGTTCGGCACTGACCACGAGCCTGAGCTGTGGGCGCTAGTGGAACGGGTGCAGATCCCCTACGTGCTCACCTGGGCCCTTGACCGTAGCGGGCAGTGGCCGTGCGTCGGGTTTGACAGCCACGAGGCGGGGGTGCAGGTGGCCCGGTACCTGATGGAGCTGGGACACCGGCGCTTCGCCATGATCGCCGGCATCACCGCCACCAACGAGCGCCATCGGGCGCGGGTGCAGGGGGTGCGGGAAGCGCTGGAGGCCCGCGGAATCCAACTGCCGCCGACGCGGATCATCGAAAAGCCCTTCTCGCCCACCGCCGGCCGGGAGGCGATGCGGGAGATCCTGCGCCAGCGCTGGCGGCCGACGGCGGTCATCTGCGGCAACGACGTGCTGGCGATCGGCGCCATCGCCGAGTGTCATGCCCAAGGGCTTCACGTGCCCAACGACATCTCCGTCACCGGCTTCGACGACATGGAGTTCGCCTCCATGGTCACGCCGGCCTTGACCACGGTGCATTTCCCTGCCGCCGAGCTGGGGCAGTATGCGGCGGAGCATCTCTTGAGGCGCCTGGCCGGGGAGAAAGTGCCTTCCGTGCTGCAGCTTCCCGTGGAACTAATCGTGCGCGCCTCCGCGGCACCGCCCAAGCCCGCCGTGGAGCGCAGCGCCCTAGCCGAGGTGAGCTAA
- a CDS encoding hypothetical protein (possible pseudo, frameshifted) — protein MTGFGSPDDIHVNYFKSKGINLVSVPFAKPGERYSSILGGHADVLYEQLGDVKSFLEGKQMRPVVVFDSKRFPAFADVPSSAELGYPISIYQFRMFIVKAGTDPQKIKVLSDALAKVAADPGYKAYLKDQYALEDSYIPSAGAQKFLETELNNMKKFAAEAGMK, from the coding sequence GTGACCGGCTTCGGCAGCCCGGACGACATCCACGTCAATTACTTCAAGAGCAAGGGCATTAACCTGGTCTCGGTGCCCTTCGCTAAGCCTGGCGAGCGCTACAGCTCCATTCTCGGCGGCCACGCAGACGTGCTGTACGAGCAACTGGGAGACGTGAAGAGCTTTCTCGAAGGCAAGCAGATGCGGCCGGTCGTCGTTTTCGATTCCAAGCGCTTCCCTGCGTTTGCCGACGTGCCAAGCTCGGCCGAGCTTGGCTATCCCATCAGCATTTACCAGTTCCGCATGTTCATCGTCAAAGCGGGCACCGATCCCCAGAAAATCAAGGTGCTCTCGGATGCGCTCGCCAAGGTGGCGGCTGACCCGGGTTACAAGGCCTACCTGAAAGACCAGTATGCCCTCGAGGACAGCTATATTCCGTCCGCGGGCGCCCAGAAGTTCCTGGAAACCGAGCTCAATAACATGAAGAAATTCGCTGCTGAAGCCGGGATGAAGTAG
- a CDS encoding fructosamine kinase family protein has protein sequence MKAQQAPWDAIAGSIAAAEGIGFFVERLEPVGGGCINEAYRLEGAGRRYFVKLNRAEHAAMFEAEADGLEEILATGAVKAPHPVTHGVAGRYAFLVLEYLELGRGDSASLAALGTALARMHRRTAERFGWRRDNAIGSTPQRNPWSADWIGFWREARLGFQLELAARRGHRGALQRLGERLLERLPALFQGYTPVPSLLHGDLWAGNHGATREGTPVVFDPAVYYGDREADLAMTELFGGFGPAFYRAYQEAYPLDPGYRVRKDFYNLYHLLNHANLFGAGYAAQAQAMMERLLAHLG, from the coding sequence ATGAAAGCGCAGCAAGCGCCCTGGGACGCCATCGCCGGGAGCATCGCGGCGGCCGAGGGCATCGGCTTTTTCGTCGAGCGCCTAGAGCCGGTGGGCGGCGGCTGCATCAACGAGGCGTACCGCCTGGAAGGCGCCGGCCGCCGCTACTTCGTGAAGCTCAATCGGGCGGAACATGCCGCCATGTTCGAAGCCGAGGCGGACGGCCTCGAGGAGATCCTCGCCACCGGAGCGGTCAAGGCACCCCATCCTGTCACCCACGGCGTGGCGGGACGGTATGCTTTCCTGGTGCTGGAATACCTGGAGCTCGGACGCGGCGATTCCGCGAGCCTCGCGGCCCTGGGTACGGCGCTTGCACGGATGCATCGCCGCACCGCTGAGCGCTTTGGCTGGCGCCGGGACAACGCCATCGGCTCCACGCCCCAGCGCAACCCGTGGAGCGCCGACTGGATCGGCTTCTGGCGCGAGGCGCGCCTCGGGTTTCAGTTGGAGCTGGCAGCGCGCCGGGGCCACCGCGGTGCCTTGCAGCGACTCGGCGAGCGGCTCCTGGAACGGCTTCCCGCCCTGTTCCAAGGCTATACGCCGGTGCCCTCCCTGCTGCACGGCGACCTGTGGGCCGGCAATCACGGGGCGACCCGGGAGGGGACGCCGGTGGTTTTCGATCCGGCGGTGTACTACGGGGATCGGGAGGCGGACCTCGCCATGACCGAGCTCTTCGGCGGCTTCGGCCCGGCCTTCTATCGGGCCTACCAGGAGGCGTATCCCCTCGACCCGGGCTACCGGGTGCGCAAGGACTTCTACAACCTCTATCACCTGCTGAACCACGCGAACCTGTTCGGCGCAGGCTACGCCGCCCAAGCGCAGGCTATGATGGAGCGGTTGTTAGCTCACCTCGGCTAG
- the argH gene encoding argininosuccinate lyase, with protein sequence MQDRSNSEHKPWSGRFTEPVDELVKRYTASVPFDRRLARHDIRGSLAHARMLHAVGILSAEDLAAIEGGMQQILAEIEAGTFPWSLDLEDVHLNIEKRLTDLVGDAGKRLHTARSRNDQVATDVRLWLRDAIDGIQENIRALQRALLDQAERHAGTVMPGFTHLQVAQPVTFGHHLMAYFEMLKRDAERFADCRRRLNRLPLGAAALAGTSFPIDRERVAKELDFEGLCENSLDAVSDRDFAVEFVACAALLMTHLSRCSEELVLWMSPRFGFVKLPDRFCTGSSIMPQKRNPDVPELARGKTGRVNGHLVALLTLMKAQPLAYNKDNQEDKEPLFDTVDTVTDTLRVFREMLAGLEVDVERTRAAAREGYATATDLADYLVRQGLPFRDAHEAVARAVRFAEEKGADLAELSLEELRRFSPLIAEDVYQVLTLEGSVASRRHPGGTAPEQVLRAVREARRSLG encoded by the coding sequence ATGCAAGATCGATCGAACAGTGAGCATAAACCCTGGTCCGGGCGCTTCACCGAACCCGTGGACGAATTGGTCAAGCGCTATACCGCTTCCGTCCCTTTCGACCGGCGCCTCGCCCGCCACGACATCCGCGGCTCCCTCGCCCATGCGCGCATGCTCCATGCCGTCGGCATTTTATCCGCGGAAGACCTGGCCGCCATCGAGGGCGGGATGCAGCAGATCCTGGCCGAGATCGAGGCCGGTACTTTTCCCTGGTCCCTGGACCTGGAGGACGTGCACCTCAACATCGAGAAACGGCTGACCGACTTGGTAGGCGACGCGGGCAAGCGGCTGCACACGGCGCGCTCGCGCAACGATCAGGTGGCCACCGACGTGCGGCTGTGGCTGCGGGACGCGATCGACGGCATCCAGGAGAACATCCGGGCGCTGCAACGGGCGCTGCTCGACCAGGCCGAACGCCACGCCGGTACGGTGATGCCTGGTTTCACCCACCTGCAGGTGGCCCAGCCCGTCACCTTCGGGCACCACCTCATGGCCTACTTCGAGATGCTCAAGCGGGACGCGGAGCGGTTCGCCGACTGCCGCCGGCGCCTGAACCGCCTGCCCCTGGGCGCCGCGGCCCTGGCGGGCACCAGCTTCCCCATCGACCGGGAGCGGGTGGCGAAGGAACTCGATTTCGAAGGCTTGTGCGAGAACTCCCTGGACGCCGTGTCCGACCGGGACTTCGCGGTGGAGTTCGTCGCCTGCGCGGCCCTCCTCATGACCCACCTGTCCAGGTGCTCGGAGGAGCTCGTCCTGTGGATGAGCCCCCGCTTCGGCTTCGTGAAGCTCCCGGACCGCTTTTGTACCGGCTCCAGCATCATGCCGCAGAAGAGAAACCCCGACGTTCCGGAGCTCGCCCGGGGCAAGACGGGGCGAGTGAACGGCCACCTGGTGGCGCTTCTCACCCTCATGAAGGCCCAGCCCCTCGCCTACAACAAGGACAACCAGGAGGACAAGGAACCCTTGTTCGATACGGTGGACACGGTGACCGACACGCTGCGGGTGTTCCGGGAGATGCTGGCGGGGCTGGAAGTGGACGTCGAGCGGACCCGCGCCGCGGCGCGGGAAGGCTACGCCACCGCCACGGACCTGGCCGACTACCTGGTACGCCAGGGGCTCCCCTTCCGGGACGCCCACGAGGCGGTGGCGCGGGCGGTGCGCTTCGCCGAGGAGAAGGGCGCTGACCTGGCCGAACTGTCCCTGGAGGAGCTACGCCGGTTCTCCCCCCTCATCGCGGAGGACGTCTACCAGGTCCTCACCCTGGAGGGGTCGGTGGCCAGCCGCCGCCACCCGGGCGGCACCGCGCCCGAGCAGGTGCTGCGGGCGGTGCGCGAGGCGCGGCGGTCCCTCGGCTGA
- the algR gene encoding DNA-binding response regulator: MSAGEQALRVLIVDDEAPARARLRDLLADCGEKMPLEVVGEAASGLEALRCLEEAPADVVLLDIRMPEMDGIELAQHLMKLPDPPTVIFTTAYDAYALQAFDVHALDYLLKPVRLGRLFDALTRARSITPLRIEILQQLARRPRSHLSIQERGRVHLIPVDSILYLKAELKYVTVRTREREYLLEESLSRLEEEFADRFLRIHRNCLVAKDAISGFEKQSPDGEGQWAVVIKELNEKLPVSRRQWSAVKALMDR; this comes from the coding sequence ATGAGCGCAGGCGAGCAAGCCTTGAGGGTTCTGATCGTGGACGACGAGGCCCCAGCCCGGGCGCGGCTGCGCGATCTGCTGGCGGACTGCGGGGAGAAGATGCCCCTGGAGGTGGTGGGTGAAGCGGCGAGCGGCCTGGAGGCGCTCAGATGCCTGGAGGAGGCGCCCGCCGACGTGGTGCTACTCGACATCCGCATGCCGGAGATGGACGGCATCGAGCTCGCCCAGCACCTGATGAAGCTCCCCGACCCGCCGACGGTGATTTTCACTACCGCCTACGACGCCTACGCCCTGCAGGCTTTCGACGTGCACGCGCTCGACTACCTGCTTAAGCCGGTGCGCCTTGGGCGCCTTTTTGACGCCCTCACCCGGGCGCGCTCCATCACGCCGCTGCGCATCGAGATCCTGCAGCAGCTCGCCCGCCGGCCCCGCAGTCACCTCTCCATCCAGGAGCGGGGGCGAGTGCACCTGATCCCGGTCGATTCCATCCTCTATCTCAAGGCGGAACTCAAGTATGTGACGGTGCGCACCCGGGAGCGGGAATACCTACTCGAGGAATCCCTTTCTCGGCTGGAGGAGGAATTCGCCGACCGTTTCCTGCGCATCCACCGCAACTGCCTGGTGGCCAAGGACGCCATCAGCGGCTTCGAGAAACAGTCCCCGGACGGAGAGGGGCAGTGGGCGGTGGTGATCAAGGAGCTGAACGAGAAGCTTCCCGTCTCCCGCCGCCAGTGGTCGGCGGTGAAGGCCCTCATGGACCGCTGA
- a CDS encoding oxidoreductase, with the protein MVSPMCQYSAVEGCATDWHLMHLGQFAVSGVGLLMVEMTDVEPRGRITPYCLGLYSDENERALKRVVDFCRRYGHARIGIQLAHAGRKASTLPPWEGRRQLTPEEGGWEPVAPSAVASGEGAAVPRALTMEEIEAIRDAFVASARRAARIGFDALELHCAHGYLLHQFLSPLSNRRTDRYGGSLENRMRFPLEVFAAVRSAWPEDRPLGVRVSATDWAEGGWELPDTLEFARALKALGCDWIDVSSGGLVKNQVIKTYPGYQVPFAEAVRRATGLTTVAIGMITEPRHAEAIVAEGKADMVALARGMLYDPRWAWHAAAELGATVHYPSQYLRCRPWVRNDTFAEREAARG; encoded by the coding sequence ATGGTCTCGCCCATGTGCCAGTACTCGGCCGTCGAGGGCTGCGCCACCGACTGGCACCTCATGCACCTGGGGCAATTCGCCGTCTCGGGAGTGGGGCTCCTCATGGTGGAGATGACGGACGTGGAACCCCGCGGTCGCATCACGCCCTACTGCCTGGGCCTATACTCGGACGAGAACGAACGGGCCTTGAAGCGGGTGGTGGATTTCTGCCGGCGCTACGGACACGCCCGGATCGGGATCCAATTGGCCCACGCCGGCCGCAAGGCCTCCACCCTCCCGCCCTGGGAGGGACGTCGGCAGCTCACGCCGGAGGAAGGGGGTTGGGAGCCGGTGGCCCCGTCAGCCGTGGCGTCCGGCGAGGGCGCCGCTGTGCCCCGCGCCCTCACGATGGAGGAAATCGAGGCGATCCGCGACGCTTTCGTCGCCTCAGCCCGGCGGGCAGCCCGGATCGGCTTCGACGCCCTGGAGCTGCATTGCGCCCACGGCTACCTGCTGCACCAGTTCCTGTCCCCTCTCTCCAACCGCCGCACTGACCGCTACGGGGGCTCCCTGGAGAATCGCATGCGCTTTCCCCTGGAGGTCTTCGCCGCCGTGCGCTCGGCATGGCCCGAGGACAGGCCCCTGGGCGTGCGGGTGTCGGCCACCGACTGGGCCGAGGGCGGTTGGGAGCTGCCGGACACCCTGGAGTTTGCCCGCGCCCTCAAAGCACTGGGTTGTGACTGGATCGACGTCTCCAGCGGCGGGTTAGTCAAGAATCAGGTCATCAAGACCTACCCCGGCTACCAGGTGCCCTTCGCCGAGGCGGTCCGACGCGCGACCGGCCTCACCACCGTGGCCATCGGCATGATCACCGAGCCCCGCCACGCCGAGGCGATCGTGGCCGAAGGCAAGGCGGACATGGTAGCGCTGGCGCGAGGAATGCTCTACGACCCGCGCTGGGCCTGGCACGCCGCCGCCGAGCTGGGCGCGACGGTTCACTACCCCAGCCAGTACCTGCGCTGCCGTCCCTGGGTACGCAACGACACCTTCGCCGAACGGGAAGCGGCGCGGGGGTAG